A DNA window from Moorella thermoacetica contains the following coding sequences:
- the pknB gene encoding Stk1 family PASTA domain-containing Ser/Thr kinase, which produces MIGKVLEGRYEIVSELGGGGMARVYRGQDRLLNRNVTIKILREQYASDKEFLARFQREAQAVASLSHPNVVSIYDIGQEDDLHYLIMEYVEGRSLKDLISERAPLPPLEAIDISLQICDALEHAHENGVIHRDIKPHNILITRNGRVKVTDFGIAQAVSEVTMSQSGTMIGSVHYLAPEQARGGVIGATADIYSLGIVLYEMLTGDLPFHGETPVAVALKHLQENPRPVRELNPNVPPALERVVMRTLEKDPARRYPSAAALRSDLLAVRNALADATFATQVLPAIETPDPPSTLPKPRRRPRVWAWVLMALLFLGLAAAGLWAGFRYYLAVGETLVPSVVGLPEGQALEQLAAAGLRGQVIARQYDASVPAGQVMAQDPGPNQRVRRGRVVALTVSQGARLVRVPSVIGETERNARLILENANLKVAADTLKVYHPSIPAGSVVDQNPPANTQQPEGTEVRLIISKGPEPQFTTAPSVVGLSLAEAQQKLLEAKLKQGTLTYQRSDNQFPGYIIAQDPREGSNVLQGSAINLVVSQGPGPVQKQVGVTIDPAPDDKDHEVRIVVTDAKGTNEVLKKKQKMGQQIQATINYFGKGKLQVFRDGNVIYEQDLQ; this is translated from the coding sequence TTTTCAGCGGGAGGCCCAGGCCGTAGCCAGTCTCTCCCATCCCAACGTGGTCAGTATTTACGACATTGGCCAGGAAGATGATCTTCATTACTTGATTATGGAATATGTCGAGGGCAGGTCGCTGAAGGACCTTATTTCCGAGCGAGCCCCACTGCCGCCCCTGGAAGCCATCGATATTTCCCTGCAGATCTGTGACGCCCTTGAGCATGCCCATGAAAACGGTGTTATCCATCGTGATATCAAACCCCACAATATCCTTATTACCCGTAACGGCAGGGTTAAGGTGACGGATTTCGGCATTGCCCAGGCTGTCAGCGAGGTTACCATGTCCCAGAGTGGAACCATGATTGGCTCCGTTCATTACCTGGCTCCCGAACAGGCCCGGGGCGGGGTTATTGGGGCCACGGCCGATATCTATTCCCTGGGCATCGTCCTCTACGAGATGTTGACCGGCGACCTCCCATTTCACGGCGAAACACCGGTAGCCGTAGCCCTCAAGCACCTTCAGGAAAACCCCCGGCCTGTGCGCGAATTAAATCCCAATGTACCGCCGGCCCTGGAACGCGTCGTTATGCGAACCCTGGAGAAAGACCCTGCCCGGCGCTACCCGTCGGCAGCGGCCTTGCGTTCCGACCTGCTGGCCGTAAGAAACGCTCTGGCGGATGCCACCTTCGCCACCCAGGTTTTGCCGGCCATTGAGACTCCCGATCCTCCTTCTACCCTGCCCAAACCCCGCCGGCGGCCACGGGTCTGGGCGTGGGTGCTAATGGCCCTCTTGTTCCTAGGCCTGGCAGCTGCCGGCCTGTGGGCCGGTTTCCGTTATTACCTGGCAGTAGGCGAGACCCTGGTACCGTCGGTAGTGGGCCTGCCCGAGGGCCAGGCCCTGGAGCAGCTGGCGGCGGCCGGATTGCGGGGTCAGGTTATAGCCCGGCAGTATGATGCCAGCGTTCCAGCCGGCCAGGTCATGGCCCAGGACCCCGGCCCCAATCAAAGGGTGCGGCGCGGCCGGGTGGTAGCCCTGACCGTTAGCCAGGGAGCCAGGTTAGTGAGGGTTCCCAGTGTTATCGGTGAAACGGAACGCAATGCCCGCTTAATACTGGAGAATGCTAATCTCAAGGTAGCCGCCGATACTCTAAAAGTATATCACCCCTCTATTCCGGCAGGTTCCGTTGTTGACCAGAATCCCCCGGCCAATACCCAGCAACCGGAAGGGACAGAAGTCAGGCTGATTATCAGCAAGGGCCCGGAACCCCAGTTTACCACCGCCCCGTCCGTGGTAGGCCTTTCCCTGGCCGAGGCCCAGCAGAAACTCCTGGAGGCTAAACTGAAACAGGGCACCCTGACCTATCAGCGGAGCGATAATCAATTCCCGGGATATATTATTGCCCAGGACCCCCGGGAGGGGAGCAATGTTTTGCAGGGAAGCGCCATAAATTTGGTTGTCAGCCAGGGACCGGGCCCGGTCCAGAAACAGGTGGGGGTAACCATTGACCCGGCCCCTGATGATAAAGACCATGAGGTGCGGATTGTAGTTACCGATGCCAAGGGTACTAATGAAGTGCTAAAGAAGAAGCAAAAGATGGGCCAGCAAATCCAGGCCACCATCAACTATTTCGGCAAAGGTAAGTTGCAGGTTTTCCGTGACGGCAACGTTATTTATGAACAGGACTTGCAGTAG